The Bifidobacterium asteroides genomic interval CATGCAGGAACCATTCGGAGTGCTCATCAAGCAGCCTCCTGACCGGAGCCACATGCTGACCCAGAACGTTGACCATGACCGCGGGACTGAGCAGGCGAGGCTTAGGCAGTGGCCACCCGGCGATCCCCCGGACATGGGCATCGAACTGGTCCATGGAGCAGGCCTCGATAGTGTAGTGACCGGAATTATGAGGGCGCGGGGCCAACTCGTTGACCACCAGACCGCCATCGGGCATGACGAAGAGCTCAAGGGCCAAAGTCCCGGCCAGCTTGAAGCCGTCAGCCAGAGTCAGGGCCATGTCACGCGCCCGGTCGGCCATCTCAGGCTCGACCTTTGCCGGCGCCAGAGTCATGTGCAGGATGTTGTGACGGTGTTCGTTGCGCACCATGGGGAAGGTGACATAGTCCTTCCCGTTGCCCGAGACCAAAATGGAGGCCTCAAAGGCGAAGTCCACGAACCCCTCCAGCACGGAGGGCGGGAAGTCACGGCCCTTCATCCGCGCTTGCAGGGCCTGCAGATCCTCCTTGGTGCGCAGGACCGCTTGGCCATGGCCGTCATACCCACCAGTGCGAGTCTTGAGCACAGCGGGCATGCCCAGCTCTTTCAGGGCCGCATCCAGCTGATCAAGACTGTCAACCTGCCTCCAGGGAGCTGTATCGATGCCATGGCGGTTGATGAAGGTCTTCTCGTGGACGCGATCCTGGGTGACCCTGAGCAGGTCGGTCCCCTGGGGGATGGCCACACGGTCCCTCACCTGGTCCAGTGCGTCGGCATCCACGTTCTCGAATTCGTAGGTGAGCACATCGCTGCGGTCGGCAAGCCGCTTGAGGGCATCCAAGTCCCCATAGTCGGCCGTCTCCTGAAAATCGGCTACTTGGGCCGCTGGAGCATCGAGCGTAGGGTCCAGCACGCCGATGCGGAAGCCGTGGTAGCGGGCACTCAGAGCCATCATCC includes:
- the purK gene encoding 5-(carboxyamino)imidazole ribonucleotide synthase: MPSLSEETKGRIDHLEPGSVIGIVGGGQLGRMMALSARYHGFRIGVLDPTLDAPAAQVADFQETADYGDLDALKRLADRSDVLTYEFENVDADALDQVRDRVAIPQGTDLLRVTQDRVHEKTFINRHGIDTAPWRQVDSLDQLDAALKELGMPAVLKTRTGGYDGHGQAVLRTKEDLQALQARMKGRDFPPSVLEGFVDFAFEASILVSGNGKDYVTFPMVRNEHRHNILHMTLAPAKVEPEMADRARDMALTLADGFKLAGTLALELFVMPDGGLVVNELAPRPHNSGHYTIEACSMDQFDAHVRGIAGWPLPKPRLLSPAVMVNVLGQHVAPVRRLLDEHSEWFLHDYGKAEVRTDRKMGHLTVLTDDPESTARDLEATGCWSDLD